One region of Armigeres subalbatus isolate Guangzhou_Male chromosome 3, GZ_Asu_2, whole genome shotgun sequence genomic DNA includes:
- the LOC134221987 gene encoding uncharacterized protein LOC134221987: MNRSIRKTASDLNVSIGTLWTIMTKDLGYKPYKKRKVHGVTEATTKKRRNRAKLILSRHAGQEFVFSDEKPFVLQQPHNAQNDRLWAPTFASISPSHINIPRFQSAASVMVWGAVCRRGKLPLLFIDKNAKINAA, encoded by the coding sequence ATGAACCGCTCGATCCGGAAGACCGCTTCTGACCTGAATGTGTCGATCGGGACGCTGTGgaccatcatgacgaaagaccTGGGATACAAGCCGTACAAGAAACGCAAGGTTCACGGAGTAACGGAGGCTACAACGAAGAAGAGGAGGAACAGAGCCAAACTGATACTTTCGCGGCACGCAGGTCAGGAGTTCGTGTTTTCGGATGAGAAACCCTTTGTCCTACAACAGCCGCATAATGCCCAAAATGATCGGTTGTGGGCGCCGACGTTTGCCAGCATCTCTCCATCCCACATAAACATCCCGCGGTTCCAAAGCGCTGCGTCGGTGATGGTTTGGGGGGCCGTATGCAGGCGTGGGAAGCTCCCACTGTTGTTCATCGATAAAAACGCGAAAATCAACGCCGCATAA